The Prunus persica cultivar Lovell chromosome G8, Prunus_persica_NCBIv2, whole genome shotgun sequence genome includes a region encoding these proteins:
- the LOC18768864 gene encoding L-type lectin-domain containing receptor kinase S.6, with protein MHSSHPFLIWVLFVLFVNLTCPSISVPFSPATNNVTLSGDAYINNNAISLTHSLTTCPSSSSSSSTTSGIGRAFYAYPIRFLDSKTNATASFLCRFSFSITPSSQLCSCGDGIAFVITPDVDSLSSSRGYMGLPEPTSTSKESFFAVEFDTRFDPMVGDINGNHIGIDVNTVVSVASVDVVSKGIDLTSGREITAWIEYRDAIKMIRVWVGYSSTRPPTPLLVAQIDLSKQFKEFMRVGFSASNGQGSSIHIVDRWKFKTFGSLPPGIPMNAVEEGDCFMCSSPEDSSINSGLVDLSHERKTKMVEMALGLGGLAAFLFSIFAFLFVICFMCVKRRKVIARRSREGQTCRVEAKRVPTSLSLAEIRSATMGFNRNRVVGEGASAKVYKGSLPSGGEVAVKRFERADKIGCLRSPFTTEFATMVGCLRHKNLVQLHGWCCEGNELVLVYELMPNGSLNKILHKSFNSSVVLSWKQRLNIVLGVASALAYLHEECERQIIHRDVKTCNIMLDADFNAKLGDFGLAEVYEHSSIARDATIPAGTMGYLAPEYVYSGVPTVKTDVYSFGVVVLEVATGRKPVEDDGTVVVDWVWGMWENGKLIEAADRRLMGKFNMVEMERTLMTGLACVHPNHVRRPTMKEAARILNGEAPLPVLPASKPRVNLLPVFPDDSEEIPNFCGLRPSLELEDVQYLTPKSHFGKD; from the coding sequence ATGCATTCATCTCATCCTTTTCTCATCTGGGTCCTTTTCGTTCTCTTCGTTAACCTCACATGCCCTTCAATTTCTGTCCCATTCTCGCCTGCAACAAACAATGTCACGCTCTCAGGTGACGCTTACATCAACAACAATGCCATTAgcctcactcactcactcaccaCCTgcccctcttcttcttcttcttcttctactacTTCTGGGATTGGAAGAGCCTTTTATGCCTACCCAATTCGGTTTCTTGATTCTAAAACCAATGCCACTGCTTCTTTCTTGTGCCGCTTCTCTTTCTCAATCACACCAAGTTCCCAATTGTGTTCTTGTGGAGATGGCATTGCCTTTGTTATCACCCCTGATGTGGATTCTCTCAGTTCCTCTAGAGGGTACATGGGCCTTCCAGAGCCAACGTCAACTTCAAAAGAATCATTCTTTGCTGTGGAATTTGATACCAGATTTGACCCTATGGTTGGTGACATCAATGGGAACCATATTGGCATTGATGTAAACACAGTTGTTTCTGTAGCTTCTGTTGACGTTGTTTCAAAAGGAATTGATTTGACAAGTGGGAGAGAGATTACTGCTTGGATTGAGTACAGAGATGCAATCAAGATGATCCGGGTTTGGGTCGGGTATTCGTCAACTAGGCCTCCAACTCCTCTCCTTGTTGCTCAGATTGATCTCTCCAAGCAATTCAAGGAGTTCATGCGTGTTGGGTTTTCTGCTTCTAATGGGCAGGGCTCTTCAATTCACATTGTTGACAGGTGGAAATTCAAGACTTTTGGGTCTCTTCCACCTGGGATTCCTATGAATGCTGTTGAAGAAGGGGACTGTTTCATGTGCTCTTCACCAGAAGATTCAAGTATCAACAGCGGCCTTGTTGATCTTTCtcatgaaagaaaaacaaagatggTGGAGATGGCTCTTGGGTTGGGAGGTTTAGCTGCATTTCTCTTCTCTATATttgcatttctttttgttatttgttttatgtgtGTGAAGAGGAGAAAGGTCATTGCCAGAAGGAGCAGAGAAGGCCAAACTTGTAGAGTTGAGGCAAAAAGAGTTCCAACAAGTTTGTCACTTGCAGAGATAAGATCAGCTACAATGGGATTTAACCGAAACAGAGTTGTTGGGGAAGGGGCATCAGCTAAGGTTTATAAAGGGTCTCTGCCATCTGGTGGAGAAGTGGCAGTGAAGAGGTTTGAGAGGGCTGATAAGATTGGTTGTCTGCGGAGTCCTTTTACTACTGAGTTTGCAACTATGGTGGGTTGTTTGCGACACAAGAATCTGGTTCAGCTTCATGGATGGTGCTGTGAGGGTAATGAGTTAGTCCTGGTATATGAGCTCATGCCAAATGGAAGCCTTAACAAAATTCTCCACAAAAGCTTCAATTCCTCTGTTGTTCTATCCTGGAAGCAAAGACTTAATATAGTTCTTGGAGTTGCTTCTGCTCTTGCATACCTTCACGAGGAGTGTGAGAGGCAAATAATACATAGAGATGTTAAGACTTGCAACATAATGCTTGATGCAGATTTTAATGCCAAACTTGGGGATTTTGGTCTAGCAGAAGTGTACGAACATAGTTCCATTGCAAGAGACGCAACTATACCAGCTGGGACAATGGGATATCTTGCTCCTGAATATGTTTATTCAGGTGTTCCAACTGTTAAAACTGATGTTTATAGCTTTGGTGTGGTAGTGTTAGAGGTGGCAACAGGGAGAAAGCCGGTGGAGGATGATGGAACAGTGGTTGTTGATTGGGTTTGGGGCATGTGGGAAAATGGGAAACTGATTGAAGCTGCTGATCGGAGGTTGATGGGGAAGTTCAATATGGTAGAGATGGAAAGAACGCTGATGACTGGACTTGCTTGTGTGCACCCAAACCATGTGAGGAGGCCAACAATGAAGGAAGCAGCGAGGATTCTTAACGGCGAAGCGCCACTTCCTGTGTTGCCAGCAAGCAAACCAAGAGTGAACCTTTTGCCTGTTTTTCCTGATGATTCTGaagaaattccaaatttttgtGGTCTTCGGCCCAGTCTTGAACTCGAGGATGTACAATATTTGACCCCCAAGAGCCACTTTGGCAAGGATTAG
- the LOC18766807 gene encoding TMV resistance protein N translates to MALSSTQRASEQSTRRWKHDVFLSFRGEDTRKGFISHLYHELDYWQAIKTFKDNRDLERGTSISPELLRAIEESQLAIIVLSSNYASSTWCLDELTKVVECMEARDTILPIFYGVDPSQVRNQTGSFAEAFTEHKEKLITKKKVEQWKADLTKVANLCGWDSKNFKCERELIEDIVKCVWRKVHPSLTLSNYPDKLVGMNSGLERLGVLLATDADDVRFIGITGMGGIGKTTIAKLVFEGISHHFEVSSFLANVREVYAKHRTLVDLQKQLLFQILKEEIKQVWDELWGTFFTKKCLHNKKVLLILDDVDQLDQLEILVGKKDWFGMGSRIIITTRNERLLVEHGIDISYKVEGLSDDESLELFSLNAFRKDKPEEGFLELSKRFLNYAKGLPLALKVLGCSLYNEGQDVWISALDQIEKCLDSKIFDTLKISYDGLNKMEKMIFLDVACFHKGKGKEQVIQILDHTRNISSRKGIHVLVEKSMLTIEKFCDPLSIDIVEMHDLMQEMAWEIVGQESKEPGERSRLWLHNDISHVFRNNTGTGAIEAIVLRLLKLEEVNWNCEAFSNMHGLRFIEFDNLIFSSCPNFLPHSLRSIHWSWYPSKFLPPSFQLNSLTELSLHHGKLVRLWDGTKDFPNLKYMDVSYSDKLTSTPDFTGLPKLEKLNLEGCRNLVEIHPSIAVLKRLRTLDFSNCKSIKNLPSEVKMDSLEYFSLRGCSKVKKIPQFARQMTKLSMLFLDGTAIEEIPSSIECLMEALEYLDLAGTVLKEPLVMMKNLKLLSLRGSIAKPRRWSGLAGLFGIRKSPEPCPQPWGLVLSSLNCLCSLLELDLSDCDLSEGDIPDDIGCLSSLRELYLRGNNFVSLPASIRCLSQLWCFNLERCKRLQLLPDLPSNNELHVNVNDCTSLKRLPYPSKLSSRFANLYDFTFSAVNCFRLVEDEGWSARIISTIMKLATKGMYPDLYDKYIVFPTSEIPEWFNVQSQGHSLNVELPPESCTSCWLGIAFCVAFADHQENLGNSTFLDDFDCFRIQCSSGPCWTFEKIGHILSPHILVFYLPRDYCWEQFSFEMYYGTSRNLNIFLTCLNNVNKCGARLVYEQDLEEEQLNWTLKMLKRTVQEYGCDEAGPSGGSGSFDDSIEPRCKRIKQD, encoded by the exons ATGGCCTTGAGCAGCACCCAAAGAGCCTCTGAACAATCAACTCGTCGTTGGAAACATGATGTGTTTTTGAGTTTCAGGGGTGAAGATACCCGAAAGGGTTTTATATCCCATTTATACCACGAACTGGACTACTGGCAGGCAATTAAAACCTTCAAGGACAACCGAGATCTTGAAAGAGGGACAAGTATTTCTCCAGAGCTCTTGCGCGCGATTGAAGAATCGCAGCTTGCCATCATTGTTCTCTCATCAAATTATGCTTCTTCCACCTGGTGCCTGGATGAGCTTACAAAAGTTGTGGAATGCATGGAAGCCAGGGACACAATTTTGCCAATTTTTTATGGTGTGGATCCCTCTCAAGTACGAAATCAAACCGGGAGTTTTGCAGAAGCCTTCACTGagcataaagaaaaattaattactaAAAAGAAGGTGGAGCAGTGGAAAGCTGATTTAACAAAAGTGGCCAATCTTTGTGGGTGGGATTCAAAGAATTTTAA GTGTGAAAGAGAGCTTATTGAGGACATCGTCAAATGCGTGTGGAGGAAAGTGCATCCTTCACTCACCTTGTCAAATTATCCAGATAAGTTAGTCGGAATGAATTCTGGCCTTGAGCGACTGGGTGTACTACTAGCAACTGATGCAGATGATGTTCGCTTTATAGGGATAACAGGAATGGGTGGAATTGGGAAGACAACCATTGCTAAACTAGTTTTTGAGGGAATTTCCCATCATTTTGAAGTCAGCAGTTTTCTTGCTAATGTTAGAGAGGTTTATGCAAAACATCGTACTCTAGTTGACCTGCAAAAACAACTTCTTTTCCAAATCTTGAAGGAAGAGATTAAACAAGTTTGGGATGAATTGTGGGGAACCTTTTTCACTAAGAAATGCTTACACAACAAAAAGGTTCTGCTCATTCTTGATGATGTGGATCAATTAGACCAGCTAGAAATATTGGTTGGAAAGAAAGACTGGTTTGGTATGGGGAGTAGAATCATCATTACAACCAGAAATGAACGTTTGCTAGTTGAGCATGGTATAGACATATCATATAAAGTTGAGGGATTGAGTGATGATGAATCTCTTGAGCTCTTCAGTCTGAATGCCTTTAGGAAAGATAAACCTGAGGAAGGTTTTCTGGAACTGTCTAAGCGTTTCCTAAATTATGCCAAAGGCCTTCCATTAGCCCTTAAAGTTTTAGGATGTTCATTGTATAACGAAGGTCAAGATGTATGGATTAGTGCACTGGATCAAATAGAGAAATGCCTAGATTCAAAAATATTTGATACTCTCAAAATAAGTTATGATGGACTAAACAAGATGGAGAAAATGATTTTTCTTGATGTTGCATGTTTTCATAAGGGGAAGGGCAAGGAGCAAGTAATTCAAATACTGGACCATACCCGCAACATTTCCAGTCGTAAGGGCATACATGTTCTTGTTGAGAAATCTATGTTAACTATTGAGAAATTTTGTGATCCTCTTTCAATCGACATCGTGGAGATGCATGACTTGATGCAAGAAATGGCATGGGAAATTGTTGGTCAAGAGTCTAAAGAGCCTGGTGAACGCAGTCGGTTGTGGCTTCACAATGACATTTCTCATGTATTCAGGAATAATACG GGAACGGGAGCAATTGAAGCCATAGTCTTGCGTTTGCTCAAATTAGAAGAGGTGAACTGGAATTGTGAAGCCTTCTCTAATATGCATGGACTAAGGTTTATCgaatttgataatttgatCTTTTCATCATGCCCAAACTTTCTCCCACATTCCTTAAGAAGTATCCATTGGAGTTGGTATCCTTCCAAGTTTCTCCCACCAAGTTTTCAACTGAATTCACTTACTGAGCTTAGTCTACATCATGGAAAACTTGTTCGGCTTTGGGACGGAACAAAG GACTTCCCCAACCTGAAATATATGGATGTTAGTTACTCTGACAAATTAACCAGTACCCCAGATTTCACAGGTCTACCAAAGCTCGAGAAGTTGAACCTTGAGGGCTGTAGGAATTTAGTTGAGATCCACCCATCCATTGCAGTCCTCAAAAGGCTTAGAACTTTGGATTTCAGTAATTGTAAAAGTATTAAGAATCTCCCAAGTGAGGTAAAAATGGATTCTCTTGAATATTTTAGTCTTCGTGGCTgctcaaaagtgaaaaagattcCACAGTTTGCAagacaaatgacaaaattgtcaatgctttttttagatGGAACTGCTATTGAGGAAATACCTTCATCAATTGAATGTCTG ATGGAGGCTTTAGAGTATCTTGACTTGGCGGGAACTGTTTTAAAAGAGCCGCTTGTTATGATGAAAAACCTCAAGTTACTATCTTTACGTGGGTCAATTGCTAAACCAAGGCGCTGGTCGGGTCTTGCTGGCTTATTTGGAATTAGAAAGAGTCCTGAGCCTTGCCCTCAGCCTTGGGGCTTGGTGTTGTCTTCTCTTAATTGTTTATGCTCATTATTGGAATTGGATCTAAGTGATTGTGATCTAAGTGAAGGGGATATCCCCGATGATATCGGTTGCTTGTCCTCTTTACGAGAGTTATATCTTAGAGGAAACAATTTTGTGAGCCTTCCTGCTAGCATTAGATGCCTTTCTCAGCTTTGGTGTTTTAACTTGGAGAGGTGCAAAAGGCTTCAACTACTGCCAGATCTTCCATCAAATAACGAATTACACGTAAATGTAAATGATTGTACTAGCTTAAAGAGGTTGCCATATCCATCAAAGTTGAGCAGCAGATTCGCCAATTTGTATGATTTTACTTTCAGTGCTGTTAATTGCTTTAGATTGGTTGAAGATGAAGGCTGGAGTGCTAGAATAATTTCAACAATAATGAAATTGGCCACTAAG GGAATGTATCCAGATTTGTACGATAAGTATATTGTATTCCCTACAAGTGAAATTCCAGAGTGGTTCAATGTTCAAAGTCAGGGACATTCACTAAATGTGGAGCTACCTCCAGAATCATGCACCAGCTGCTGGCTGGGGATTGCTTTTTGTGTTGCTTTTGCAGATCATCAGGAAAACTTGGGAAATTCAACATTCCTTGATGACTTTGATTGTTTCAGAATTCAATGTTCATCCGGTCCGTGTTGGACTTTTGAAAAGATAGGCCATATTCTGTCACCACACATTCTGGTATTTTATTTGCCTCGTGACTACTGTTGGGAACAGTTTTCATTCGAAATGTATTACGGCACATCTAGAAATTTGAACATATTTCTGACATGCTTGAATAATGTGAACAAGTGCGGGGCTCGCTTGGTGTACGAGCAAGatttggaagaagaacaacTGAACTGGACACTGAAAATGCTGAAGCGAACAGTGCAAGAATATGGTTGTGACGAGGCAGGTCCGAGTGGTGGAAGTGGTAGCTTTGATGACAGTATTGAACCACGCTGCAAAAGAATCAAGCAAGACTAA
- the LOC18766539 gene encoding ABC transporter G family member 9, with protein sequence MEKEMLDIDIQTATEAPTIFKEAIRPVTLKITFTQFEDVVYKIKQNNSTKNEEKVILNGVSGLVQPGEILAMLGPSGSGKTTLITALGGRLGGRLSGAITYNKKPFSNAMKRNTGFVTQDDFLYPHLTVIETLFYTALLRLPNTLSKAKKAMQAEAVIIQLELTKCKNSVVGGEFLRGVSGGERRRVSIGQELLVNPSLLFLDEPTSGLDSTTAQQIVSALWDLASGGRTIVMTIHQPSSRIFYMFHKVVLLSEGNCLYFGKVSEVMDYFSGIGYIPLVAMNPADFLLDLANGLAPDGSHENKSKVKQSLTLAYKHNRLYNLKAQLQGEQLQETNSSHFQDGSEDKNFAKWPTTWWQQFSVLLRRGLKERRHESFSGSQINQVVAVALLAGLLWWQSNISHLQDRTGLLFFMSEFWGFFPLLQAIFTFPQERKMLEKERSSGTYMLSSYFISRIVADLPMELALPTLFVTITYWMAGLKPTAGHFFHTLLVLLLSVLVAQGMGLALGALVMDQKKAAVLASVLMVSFQLAGGFFVQHVPAFIAWIKYISIINYSYKLLLGSQYNENDTYLCDSGVCLVRDFPSIKHVGLSGQIGAAVALAIMLVGCRLIAYLALMRTGL encoded by the exons ATGGAGAAAGAAATGTTGGATATAGATATTCAAACTGCTACTGAAGCTCCAACTATCTTCAAGGAAGCCATTCGACCCGTCACATTGAAG atCACATTTACGCAGTTTGAAGACGTGGTTTACAAGATCAAACAGAATAATAGTACCAAGAACGAAGAGAAAGTGATCTTAAACGGTGTCTCAGGCCTCGTTCAACCGGGGGAAATCCTCGCCATGCTCGGCCCCTCCGGGAGTGGCAAAACGACTCTCATAACCGCACTCGGAGGCCGGCTAGGCGGTCGACTCAGTGGCGCCATAACCTACAACAAAAAACCATTCTCAAACGCAATGAAAAGAAACACTGGCTTTGTAACCCAAGACGACTTTCTCTACCCCCACTTGACGGTCATCGAAACCCTATTCTACACAGCCCTTCTTCGCTTGCCCAACACGCTATCGAAAGCCAAGAAGGCTATGCAAGCTGAGGCCGTGATTATACAACTGGAGTTAACCAAGTGCAAGAACAGCGTTGTTGGGGGTGAGTTCTTGAGGGGTGTTTCGGGTGGGGAGAGAAGAAGGGTTAGCATAGGCCAAGAATTACTCGTAAACCCTAGCTTGCTCTTCTTGGATGAGCCCACGTCGGGACTCGATTCGACGACGGCGCAGCAGATTGTGTCAGCATTGTGGGATTTGGCAAGTGGAGGAAGAACAATTGTGATGACCATACATCAACCTTCAAGTAGGATTTTCTACATGTTTCATAAGGTGGTGTTGTTATCGGAAGGGAATTGTTTATATTTCGGAAAAGTATCGGAGGTCATGGACTATTTTTCGGGCATTGGCTATATACCATTGGTAGCTATGAATCCTGCGGATTTTCTGTTGGACCTTGCCAATg GTCTGGCACCTGATGGATCGCATGAAAACAAGAGCAAGGTGAAGCAGAGCCTAACCTTGGCCTATAAGCACAACcgtttatataatttgaaagCTCAACTTCAAGGGGAGCAACTTCAAGAAACCAACTCCAGCCATTTTCAAGATGGATCAGAAGACAAGAACTTTGCGAAATGGCCCACTACTTGGTGGCAGCAATTCTCTGTGTTGCTTAGGAGAGGACTGAAAGAGAGGAGGCACGAGTCCTTCTCTGGTAGCCAGATTAACCAGGTTGTGGCGGTGGCTCTTCTTGCTGGGCTACTATGGTGGCAGTCAAATATTTCCCACTTGCAGGATCGG ACTGGGCTTCTCTTCTTTATGTCTGAATTTTGGGGGTTTTTCCCTCTGCTCCAAGCAATTTTCACCTTCCCCCAAGAGCGCAAGATGCTTGAAAAGGAAAGATCTTCAGGCACATACATGCTCTCCTCGTATTTCATATCAAGGATTGTTGCTGATCTCCCCATGGAGCTTGCCCTTCCAACCCTATTTGTCACCATAACATATTGGATGGCAGGGCTCAAACCCACAGCAGGACACTTTTTCCACACCTTGCTTGTTCTGCTACTCAGTGTGTTAGTGGCTCAAGGCATGGGGCTTGCTCTTGGGGCTCTGGTAATGGACCAAAAAAAGGCCGCAGTACTTGCATCAGTCCTCATGGTGTCATTTCAGCTAGCTGGAGGTTTCTTTGTTCAACATGTTCCTGCTTTCATTGCTTGGATCAAATACATTTCCATCATTAACTACTCATACAAGCTCTTGCTGGGGTCTCAATACAATGAAAATGACACTTACCTATGTGATAGTGGGGTTTGCTTGGTTAGAGATTTCCCAAGTATAAAACATGTTGGGCTTAGTGGACAAATAGGTGCAGCGGTTGCTTTGGCCATAATGCTTGTGGGTTGTAGGCTAATTGCTTATTTAGCTCTCATGAGGACTGGGTTGTAG
- the LOC18768757 gene encoding nascent polypeptide-associated complex subunit beta yields MESVEELYLDGSATRELPLGIKNLERLSFAKSSTSRDGIGIGIGIGWGLDCLFGSSDDNEPGSDSSDDDDEPISKRFKKMNWEKLMKMAGAVHTGGKGSMRRKEKTVHKTTTTDDKRLQSTIKRIEGPDNLDNLMKLAEQFQKQAPGASAAGGTTPQEDDDDEVPELVAGENFEAAAEEKQAS; encoded by the exons ATGGAGTCTGTAGAGGAACTTTATTTAGACGGAAGTGCAACGAGAGAGCTGCCGCTTGGTATAAAAAACCTCGAACGTCTAAGCTTTGCTAAATCATCAACTTCAAGGGATGGCATTGGCATTGGCATTGGCATTGGGTGGGGCCTTGACTGTTTATTTGGTAGCTCTGATGACAATGAACCAGGAAGTGATAGCTCTGACGACGACGATGAACCAATCAGCAAAAGATTCAAGAAA ATGAATTGGGAGAAACTTATGAAGATGGCTGGTGCAGTTCACACTGGTGGAAAGGGTAGCATGAGGAG AAAGGAGAAGACTGTTCACAAGACAACTACCACAGATGACAAAAGGCTTCAGAGCACCATTAAGAGAATAGAGG gGCCAGATAACTTGGACAATTTGATGAAACTGGCAGAGCAGTTCCAGAAGCAAGCGCCTGGTGCTAGTGCTGCTGGTGGAACCACTCCACAagaggatgatgatgacgagGTCCCTGAGCTTGTTGCTGGTGAGAACTTTGAAGCTGCTGCGGAGGAGAAGCAAGCTTCGTAG